In a single window of the Raphanus sativus cultivar WK10039 chromosome 9, ASM80110v3, whole genome shotgun sequence genome:
- the LOC108846253 gene encoding U1 small nuclear ribonucleoprotein C has protein sequence MPRYYCDYCDTYLTHDSPSVRKQHNAGYKHKANVRIYYQQFEEQQTQSLIDQRIKEHLGQAAAYNQVGGAFNQHMLARPRLPMMPMPMGMRPPVLPRPMMPGQGYMPPPGVPQMMAPPGAPLPPPPQNGMLRPPGMAPLPGQGGGPPPNYNGLPLPPPPPYQTNPAAATAAAPPSGGFNNPNPGGESPESNE, from the exons ATGCCGAG GTATTACTGTGATTATTGCGACACTTATCTCACCCACGATTCC cCATCGGTGAGGAAGCAGCACAACGCCGGTTACAAACACAAG GCGAATGTGCGGATATACTATCAGCAGTTTGAGGAACAACAAACTCAAAGTCTGATTGATCAGAGAATCAAAGAGCATCTTGGCCAAGCTGCAGCGTACAATCAGGTTGGTGGTGCGTTTAACCAGCATATGCTCGCGAGACCTCGCCTCCCTATGATGCCTATGCCTATGGGAATGCGACCTCCTGTTCTCCCTAGACCCATGATGCCTGGTCAAG gTTACATGCCTCCTCCTGGAGTACCACAGATGATGGCACCGCCTGGTGCTCCTCTACCTCCACCACCACAAAACGGTATGCTTAGGCCACCAGGCATGGCTCCATTACCAGGACAAGGTGGTGGACCGCCTCCCAATTATAATGGACTTCCTCTTCCTCCGCCTCCTCCTTATCAAACAAATCCAGCTGCTGCTACTGCTGCTGCTCCGCCGAGCGGTGGCTTCAACAATCCGAACCCTGGTGGTGAATCTCCTGAAAGCAATGAGTAG